The proteins below come from a single Rosa rugosa chromosome 2, drRosRugo1.1, whole genome shotgun sequence genomic window:
- the LOC133731550 gene encoding uncharacterized protein LOC133731550 — protein MKLRVHHSDYPIKSIRLDNTGEFTSKSFDDYCISLGIDAEHIVPYVHTQDGLANRILVMRTKLLIFAWGYAILHAAMLVPLRPTATQPYSTLQLVTGYEPDVSHLLAFGYAVRVPIVPSQRTKLGPQRRMGIYVGYESPSIIRFLEPLTGDLFTARFADCHFDETVFPPLGGDKNVTVPDERRELTWNVPTMSHLNPRTAQCDNEVRRILDLQSVAQNMPDAFSDLAKVTRSHIPAANVPARIDVPVGRVVPDGRGTTMAANQSHIPAQKLDRPLGSKDSYPQKRVNSAQMNLLDIAISN, from the coding sequence atgaaattgagggttcaccactcggattatcccataaagtctataagacttgataataccggagagtttacatcgaagtctttcgatgattattgcatatcccttgggattgatgctgaacatatagttccctatgttcacacccaagatggtctcgcaaatagaatcttggtaatgcgcaccaagcttctaatttttgcgtggggctatgcaatcttgcatgcagctatgttggtcccgttgaggcccactgctacccaaCCTTACTCCACGTTACAGTTGGtaactgggtacgaacctgatgtttcgcacttactcgcatttgggtatgcagtccgcgtgccaattgtgccgtcacaacgtacaaaattgggtcctcaacgaaGGATGGGCATATATGTCGGTTATGAATCCCCATCCATTATACGctttttagagcccttgacaggcgatctctttaccgctagatttgcggattgtcactttgatgagacagtcttcccgccgttagggggagataagaacgttaccgttcctgatgaacgacgtgaattgacgtggaatgtccccactatgtctcatcttaatccccgaaccgcacaatgtgataatgaagtgcggagaattctagatctacagagtgtagcccaaaatatgccagacgctttctctgatctagctaaagtgacgagatcacatatacctgctgcaaatgtgcctgcaaggatagatgtccctgtaggacgcgtcgtcccagatggacgaggtacgaccatggcggctaaccagtcacatatccctgcccagaagctagatagaccactaggttcgaaggattcttatccccagaAGAGGGTAAACTCGGCACAAATGAATCTTCTTGACATCGCAATCTCAAACTga